The region CCCGTCGGCGGTGATCACATGGTTGTTGGTGACGACATAGCCATCGGCCGAGATGATGAAGCCCGAGCCCAGCGACTGCGCCTCGCGCGTCTGCGGGCCGCTGCCCTGGCCGCCGCCGAACAGATCGCCGAAGGGCGTGCCGGCAAACGGGTTGTTGTTCTGCACCTTCACGCGCTGGCGGGTGGAGATGTTGACCACTGCCGGCTGGAGTTGCTGCGTAAGGTCGGCGAAGCTGGATGGCGCACCGGCGCGGGGGACGACGCTGCGCATCTCCGACTGGTCATTCTGGGCGACCTGCGCGCCTGCCGGGAAGCCTGTCACCAGGGTCAGTGCGCTGCCTGCAAGCAGCAGCGCCGAAGTCACACCATAAGCGTATCGCACGTGGCCTGGTCCTCTTTGTCTATCTTGCGCCGGGGGCGGCGCGGCTGACTTGTGCCAAAGCCGATTCACGCGCCCTGCGATGAACGGACTTTGAATGACGATGTTCCGTACCGTTCAGCTTCGGGGTTACTTGCCCTTGAACTGCTTGAGGTACTCGTTGTCGGGCGAAAGCACGATCGAGGTGCTCGATCCCTTCTGCGCAAAGGTTGCATCGTAGCTCTGCATTGCACGGTAGAAATCGTAGAATGCCGGGTCCTTGTTGAAGGCTTCGGCATAGGTCTTGGCAGCGGTTGCCTCGGCGGTAGCGCGGATGATCTGCGCCTGCTTCTGGCCCTGCGCGCGGATCGTGGCGGCTTCCTGCTGGCGCGCGGTGGCCATGCGGGTGAAGGCCGATTCGAGTGGCGTGCCTTCAGGAAGGTCGGCCCGCTTGATCCGCACGTCTATTACCTGCGCGCCATATTCACGCGCCTCGCGGTCGAGCCCCTCACGGATCTGTTCCATTGCGCGGCCACGGTCTGCCGTCAGCAGCGAGCCGAACGTGCGCTTGCCGAGTTCCTGACGCAGCGCCGAGTTTAGGATCGGCTGGAGCTGTTCGGCGACACGCTCGGTCGTCCCGGCCGTCTGCACCATGCGCACCGGATCGATGATGCGGAAGCGGGCGAAAGCATCGACCTCGAGGCGGCGCTGGTCGGCCGAAAGAACCTGCTGGCGCTCCATGTCGAGATCGAGGATCCGCTTGTCGACGTTGACCACCTTTTCCATGAACGGAATGCGCAGGACG is a window of Novosphingobium sp. THN1 DNA encoding:
- the hflC gene encoding protease modulator HflC; protein product: MSAIQTFWAERKAVVIAAGVALLAAASCLTVVDEKTQAVIIRLGQPNRVVNRFEPKTDFGQTGAGIVLRIPFMEKVVNVDKRILDLDMERQQVLSADQRRLEVDAFARFRIIDPVRMVQTAGTTERVAEQLQPILNSALRQELGKRTFGSLLTADRGRAMEQIREGLDREAREYGAQVIDVRIKRADLPEGTPLESAFTRMATARQQEAATIRAQGQKQAQIIRATAEATAAKTYAEAFNKDPAFYDFYRAMQSYDATFAQKGSSTSIVLSPDNEYLKQFKGK